GATCTTTCAAGGTCGGAGCGTAACGCTCCATGAAACGCTCGCCATCCTTGTTGAGGAGAATGCCACCCTCTCCGCGCACTCCCTCGGTAATCAGCACTCCGGCACCCGCCACGCCAGTTGGGTGAAATTGCCAGAACTCCATATCCTGCAGGGCAATGCCGGCACGCGCAGCCATGCCTTGACCATCGCCCGTATTGATGAACGCGTTGGTCGACGCAGCCCAGATACGGCCTGCACCACCTGTTGCAAGAACGGTGGTCTTCGCCTCAAGAACATAGATCTCGCCCGTTTCCATCTCAAGCGCAGTCACACCAACAACATCACCTTCTTCATTGCGCAGAAGGTCAAGTGCCATCCACTCCACAAAAAACTGTGTACGAGCAGCAACGTTGCGCTGATAAAGCGTGTGCAAAAGAGCGTGACCAGTACGGTCGGCAGCAGCACAGGCTCTCTGCACCGGCTTCTCGCCAAAGTTAGCAGTGTGACCACCGAATGGGCGCTGATAAATAGTGCCATCAGCGTTACGGTCAAAGGGCATACCGAAATGTTCGAGCTCATACACCGCATTGGGTGCTTCACGACACATGAATTCGATTGCGTCCTGATCGCCCAGCCAGTCTGAGCCCTTGATGGTGTCGTACATGTGCCAGTACCAGCTATCCTCACTCATGTTACCCAGCGAGGCACCGATACCGCCTTGTGCAGCAACAGTGTGAGAACGGGTCGGGAAGACCTTGGACAAAACCGCAACAGAAAGACCAGCGTTGGCAAGTTGCAGGGAACACCGCATACCGGACCCGCCGGCACCTACAACCACCACATCAAACTGGCGGCGTGGCAATGATTTTTTGACAGCAACCACGGCTATGCACTCCAGAGAATAACGACAAAGTAAATGACTGAACCAAGCAGCCACAGGATGGTAAGGACTTGCAGCAGCAGGCGAATACCGGCGGGCTTCACATAGTCCATCCAGATGTCACGCACACCGATCCAGGCGTGCCAGCACAGCGAAAAAAATGCAAGCGTGGCGAGGATCTGACCCAGCGGGAACACGCCTCCAATCGAAAACGTAAACAGACTGACCCACCCTTCGTAGGTAAAGCCAGACATGAACAGCACACCAAGAAACAGCACCAGCGTGTAAACCGCCAGAATGACTGCCGTGATCCGTTGAACCAGGAAGTCAAAAGACCCGTAGTGAGCACCAACAACCAGTCGTTTGTTACCAATTTTTTCCGAGGTCGCCATGTTTACCAGACTCCAAACAGTTTGAGCGCAAAAACAAAAGTCAGACCGAGACTGACACCCAGAACCACTCCGGCACTTTTCTTGGCCGATTCCTTGTCCAGGCCGTAATGCAAGTCAAGGACAAGATATCGAATCCCCGCACAGAAATGGTGCAGATAGCCCCAGATAAGAACCAGGAGAATCAACTTCACGATTGTGAACCCTGCAACAACAGACAAGGCATCGAATCCGGCCTGCGAAGAAATGCTCATCGCAAACAGCGGAAGAATGAGCAACGGCAAAGCGAGAAAGAGCAATGCCCCGCTTACACGATGCAGAATCGACACTTTGCCCGCCAGGGGCAACCGGTAATGAGTGGTGATGTCGCCGATGCCAATATTTCTAAACTGGGGGCGAGTTTTGGCAGCACTGTCTGACATGTGGTGGCCTCTGTCTGAGTAATATTCAATCTTTCTTCCTGGGCACAATTTGCGTGGCCAGGCTCTGTGGAGCAACGCAGTATTTTCGCCGATAAGAGGACTTGACTCAAATCGAAAAACAACGCATTTAAATCAATGCATTGCGATAATAATACTCTTCAGTCACATAATGACCATATCGTAATTCTACCGCACGGTCGCCATAAGTATACGAAACCCGGTCGACTCTGAGGACTGGATGACCCGATTCTACGCCTAGCAACTGCCCAATCTCGGTGCATGCGGCAACGGCCCGTATCTTTTCATCGGCGCGCACCATGCTAACCCCAAAACGCGCCTCGAAGAGCCAGTACAGAGGACCTTCGTTCTCTTTGAGGATCTGTAGATTGAGGCCCTTGAACAGGGAAGCGGGTAAATAAATATCATCCACAACCGTCGGCTTGCCCTTGAAGCTGAGCAAGCGTCGTATATATACCAGTCCATCGCCCGGGTGCAGACCCAACTCTCTCGCCATCTCCGCACTCGCGCGAACCTTCCGACAGGCAAGAATTTCGCTATGACCCGGCACAAGCTCCCCGCCCTGGGAGACCAGTCGCAGGAAACGAAATCTGACCAACGCTTCCTGATGCGTTGCAACGAAAGTTCCCTTGCCTTGGCGACGGATCAGAATGTGTTCCGCTGCCAGCTCGTCAATCGCTTTTCTGACTGTCCCCTGGCTCACCTGAAAGCGGGCAGCCAGGTCGATCTCGCTTGGAATCGACTCGCCAGGCTTCCATTCA
This sequence is a window from Orrella marina. Protein-coding genes within it:
- the sdhD gene encoding succinate dehydrogenase, hydrophobic membrane anchor protein — encoded protein: MATSEKIGNKRLVVGAHYGSFDFLVQRITAVILAVYTLVLFLGVLFMSGFTYEGWVSLFTFSIGGVFPLGQILATLAFFSLCWHAWIGVRDIWMDYVKPAGIRLLLQVLTILWLLGSVIYFVVILWSA
- the sdhC gene encoding succinate dehydrogenase, cytochrome b556 subunit: MSDSAAKTRPQFRNIGIGDITTHYRLPLAGKVSILHRVSGALLFLALPLLILPLFAMSISSQAGFDALSVVAGFTIVKLILLVLIWGYLHHFCAGIRYLVLDLHYGLDKESAKKSAGVVLGVSLGLTFVFALKLFGVW
- a CDS encoding GntR family transcriptional regulator, with amino-acid sequence MEGRMTSGTFSKPAARRDGPAAFSPLYRQIRDLLVQALDQGEWKPGESIPSEIDLAARFQVSQGTVRKAIDELAAEHILIRRQGKGTFVATHQEALVRFRFLRLVSQGGELVPGHSEILACRKVRASAEMARELGLHPGDGLVYIRRLLSFKGKPTVVDDIYLPASLFKGLNLQILKENEGPLYWLFEARFGVSMVRADEKIRAVAACTEIGQLLGVESGHPVLRVDRVSYTYGDRAVELRYGHYVTEEYYYRNALI